In Buchnera aphidicola (Ceratoglyphina bambusae), a single window of DNA contains:
- the gshA gene encoding glutamate--cysteine ligase: protein MIPKMFYSINWILKNKKILKKINKGIERETLRIDKNGNLSKTLHPKSLGSSLTHKWITTDFSENLIEFITPKTNNTNKLINILLDLYIYTTKNLFKEQLWPLSIPPYYINNKKKIQIAKYGKSRLGKKKELYRIGLKNRYGYYKNIISGIHYNFSLPKKIWKKWYNTDKVINKNMISKGYMHIIRNYYRFGYIIPYIFGSSPTISNKIIKKKNINFNFSTSIRSSKFVYGNNISKKLNIKFNSIKEYIKKIEKALKTKEKKFKNIKEKKNQINSNLIQLENELYVQVRPKQNAKKKETQIEALKKRGIKYIEIRSLDVNPFSPIGIKKHQILILDLFLIWCLLIKSPFISKIEMKYIYKNWENICIKGKKKKQKIYVKKNKKKKFIKLGIQIIRQLKIIAKMLDKNTKKNEYKKSCKKIIKMFQNNNMTYSSKILKMIKKYGIKKAGLNLSNKYFKKYKNKLFKNIKKTDFLKEKLISLKMNKIIEKHNLKY from the coding sequence TTGATTCCAAAAATGTTTTATAGTATTAATTGGATATTAAAAAATAAAAAAATTTTAAAAAAAATTAATAAAGGAATTGAAAGAGAAACATTAAGAATAGACAAAAATGGAAATCTTTCAAAAACCTTACACCCAAAATCCTTGGGATCTTCTCTAACACACAAATGGATAACAACAGATTTTTCAGAAAATTTAATAGAATTTATAACTCCTAAAACAAATAATACAAACAAATTAATAAATATTTTGTTAGATTTATATATATATACAACAAAAAATTTATTTAAAGAACAACTTTGGCCTTTAAGTATACCTCCATATTATATTAATAATAAAAAAAAAATACAAATAGCAAAGTATGGAAAATCAAGATTAGGAAAAAAAAAAGAATTATATAGAATAGGTCTAAAAAACAGATATGGCTACTATAAAAACATTATTTCTGGTATTCACTATAACTTTTCATTACCAAAAAAAATTTGGAAAAAATGGTACAACACAGATAAAGTAATAAATAAAAATATGATATCTAAAGGATATATGCATATAATAAGAAATTATTATAGATTTGGATATATAATACCATATATATTTGGATCATCTCCAACTATATCAAATAAAATAATTAAAAAAAAAAATATAAACTTTAATTTTTCTACTTCTATAAGATCTAGTAAATTCGTATATGGTAATAATATTTCTAAAAAGTTAAATATAAAATTTAATTCTATAAAAGAATATATAAAAAAAATAGAAAAAGCTCTAAAAACGAAAGAAAAAAAATTTAAAAATATTAAAGAAAAAAAAAATCAAATAAACTCTAATTTAATACAATTAGAAAATGAATTGTATGTGCAAGTTAGACCAAAACAAAATGCAAAAAAAAAAGAAACTCAAATAGAAGCTTTAAAAAAAAGAGGAATAAAATATATAGAAATTAGATCTTTAGATGTAAATCCTTTTTCTCCTATAGGAATAAAAAAACATCAAATACTAATATTAGATTTATTTTTAATTTGGTGTTTATTAATAAAATCACCATTCATAAGTAAGATAGAAATGAAATATATATATAAGAATTGGGAAAATATATGTATAAAAGGAAAAAAAAAAAAACAAAAAATATATGTAAAAAAAAATAAAAAAAAAAAATTTATAAAATTAGGAATACAAATAATACGTCAATTAAAAATAATTGCAAAAATGCTTGATAAAAATACTAAAAAAAATGAATATAAAAAATCTTGTAAAAAAATAATTAAAATGTTTCAAAATAATAATATGACATATTCTTCAAAAATTTTAAAAATGATAAAAAAATATGGAATAAAAAAAGCTGGATTAAATTTATCTAATAAATATTTCAAAAAATATAAAAATAAATTGTTCAAAAATATTAAAAAAACAGATTTTTTGAAAGAAAAACTAATTTCTTTAAAGATGAACAAAATAATTGAAAAACATAATTTAAAATATTAA